The sequence below is a genomic window from Lolium perenne isolate Kyuss_39 chromosome 4, Kyuss_2.0, whole genome shotgun sequence.
GTACTGCTGTGCTTTGACTTCTTCTTTGGCGGAACATTGTAGTCATTTTTTACAGGGCATGTTCTAATATCATGGTCAGGAGACTTGCAGCAGCTGCAAAACCTCGTCTGCTGTACTCCAGTTCTTCCGCCAGGAACATTAACCTTCTTCTTCCCATGTACTACACCTTTCGTCCTTGTAATGTTTGCATCAAAGCGGGTAAGGAATCTCCTATTTGTAGGCCTGCCAATCTTCATCTTCACAATGGGAGCCTTTATTGAACTAACTTCAATTCCACAGTTCTGTGCTCGATCATAAAGTTGTAGCCCACATGAGGAAGTATCTCCTGTTTCCCCAATGCCTTCCATGGTCACTTCTTTATCACCATTGATTGAAGTAGGTAAGTTATATCCAACTTGGCACGTCCTACTAATGGTCATCTTGTACTCTTCAATCTTCTTCTTCGCCAATTCTACATACTTCATTGCTAGGTCCGATGTTGTTTTATCGTACTCACCAGCACTAACTAGGTCCAGAACATGCATGTATAAATTTTTGTGCCTTAAAGTTCTGTTTGCTTCATCGTCCAGTACTGCAACAGATTTTCCACTTTTTACTTTTGATCCTTTCCTCGCATCAACTGTCCACCTTTTCATAATGTGACATTCAGGTATTTTCATCACTCCAGTCTGGGTCATAACCTGAAACAGAAAAAAGGGCATCACTTCAGACATATTATGCTGAAGTAAACTGCTGTGTAAATAAACATATTATAAAGTCATCTGTACCAGCATAATGTGGCAGCATATAATACCAAAGTGCTCATACAGCCTGCATTGACACTTGTATAACCCCAAATGTGGATCAATTGTTATTGTGAAATTTACACGGCTCCAGGATTCTCTGTTTTCAGAATCTACGTGCAGCACTTCATAACATAAGCCATCTGAATTGTCAACAATAACATATGAAGCTGTCTTCTTTAATTCCGCCTTGAACAACTTGAAAACGGCAGGAGTATATAATTTAGAAGCGTGCTTCTCAATTGGGTAACCAAACATAGGCTTCGAAATTTTCTGCATGTGATACAAGCATGGTAAATAAATTAGCCAACACTGATTTTTTTGTCACAACAATAAATGACATGGGTTGTTGAACATAGAAAAATGCTTCTACGCCGTATCATTGCACGAACCTGGCTTCTGTTTTTCTCGGCTTCGTCATCAGCCTTTTCTCTGTCATCAATAAGCTTAGTATACTGCTTGACAAACATGTTTATTGAAGACTTGCATGGAACATATACTTTAAGCACATGGTTCGCGCTCTCACTCCTCTGAGTACTTGACATTCTTGCACAGAAAATATCATTAAAATATGGCTTCGCCCATTTTCCCGCACTTCAAACGCTCTTGTCATGAAAGGGTTACCACCTAGGTCATACTTCTTGGTCAAATAATCCCAGCCACATTCAAATTCTTCTGGAGTTAACATGTGGTTAACTACCTTGTTGAACTCATCACTAAAAGTGCTATGTAACTTGTGAACATGTCCTAAGGCCTCTTGCGCTTTCCTCAATATGTGCCACTTGCACCACCGATGCTTAGTACTAAGCAAATTTTCCTTTATGGCAATTGTCATCGCCAAACTCTGATCTGCAAAATTACATTATAAGTCAACGCTATTTGCTATACCATAGAACATACCAACCAGGAGTTCTAAATAATTTATTTATAATTTTTTACCAGTAAGCATTGTTTGCGGTGGCTTCCCCCCCATCATTGCTACAAATTCCTGAAATGCCCATTTAAAATTAGCTGCGGTCTCGTTCGTCAACAGAACACCAGCAAATATGACACTCTGGAAGTGATTGTTCACACCGACAAACATGCCAAATGGCATTTTATAGATGTTAGTCTCATAAGTTGTGTCAAAAGTTATCACATCTCCAAAATGCTGGTACAATGACCTGCTTCTACCACTGGTCCACATTAGTGAATTGAGTCTGTTGTCCTCATCTAGCTCAGCTGTGAAAACAAACCTAGGATCTCTGGATATCTTTTCCCTGAATGACTGCAAAGTTTTTTGTACATCATCGACAagagcttcttttgctatgtttgaacAAACAGTTCTCAGTGTCTTCTTACTGAAAGGAACTTTATCCATTGAGCCAAACAAGCTACCCATAACTAAATTTACTCTTGTCAGGCTAACATTGTTCTCTCTTAGATGCCTTATCATCTCCTTTGTGTGCCTATCTATCTGTCTATGTGAAGCCAAATGTTTTTTTTCTCCACAACTCTCTACCATATCATGGTTGTGTTCAGCAATAAAAAATTTCACAGACCACTTACAGCTATCATTTGTTGCCACCCTCATCATTGCTTTGCAACCACACCTCGTTGTCGAATTTTTTGTCTCATCACCATTACCCTTCAATATGACAATTATATTAGCTATTGCCATGGATATATGAACAACAGCAGATTTGAAAGTTAACTTAGATTCGTCTATACCTGTCGCTGGCAAAGGTATTCTTGCATTGTCCTTTGCTTTGTCTTTGTTGTGTAGTTATCACCTAATCTGATGCTGAACCCTAACACCCAGGAGTACATGTTGTAGAACTGGAATGCTTCTTCTGTAGATGAGAACTGCATTCCGACCTCAGGTTCGAACATGACGCTTTTTTTATCTTCACAGTATTTCCTCATTGACTCTTCTATTAGACCACCATTAAATTCCCTGCAGGAACCCAAGATGGTAGTTTTAAAACTTTTGTTGCAGAACAGGGTCATGAGAATGGGTCCAAAAATTATCTCTATCTTTTCAATCTTACCTTACTTGCGATGTCACATCCATTGCCCCACAATCTTCCTCCAACTGGTAATTGGAAATTGTTCTAGAGAATGAAGACTTCGAAATACCGTCGGAGCAGTTACTACCACCAAAGTTAACTGAACTGTCAACGAAACAGCTAGTTCCTATGGATTCGTCCGGTAATTTTGAACCAAAAGAACCATCCCTGTAGAAATTGGCTGTGTTAATAATCAATGCATTTTTTTTAGTAAGATGTATAACCAACCTTCTATCGAAAGAAGCTACTGGCTGTGTTAATTTCTCCCTACTAAATTCCAGATTTGTATCCAAAAATCCTTCCTCAATGTTACCTGAAGATCTGCAAAATGAATGTAAAATATGTGCCGCATTAGATAAGTATGAACCGTTATGACTACATCTTTGATGTAGGTTAGAAATTGACATAATTTAAAAGTGCGCAGACTGGGCATTTACCGATTTGCACTACTGTCAATGCACTTTTCAGTTTGATTTTCCTCTGCAGATCCAACAACCATCTGTTTGTTTACTTCAGCCTGGCGGGCAACACTGTTTAATTGCATCATATTAAATTTGAATAAATTAAGCATCATAAAATTTGAGATATATGCATGTCTACAGCAGTGATTAAATATGCAGATCAAATTCAGCGTTTTTACTCATGAATGTTCAATACAATAACCACCATTCTGAAGAAGACTCAATTCTGTGTCCTTTACATCAAAATATTTCGGGACATTCctaatttattttttatttttatttgccaTATACTTTGTACTTTCCCTAGATATATATCTCATGTTTATTACATGGAAATCGATTATGAACTAAGATATGTACGGCAACTGGATTTAGCAGCTACATATTATGAGGAAATGAAGACAGCTGTTACACAAGTAGATTCCAAAATCGACTGGTTTGGGCAGAGTACTTACGTGAACTTAGACTGCTCAGCTTCAGTAGCAACCATGGTAAGGAGTTCTGTGAAAGTTACTCCTCTTCCCGCTGATTGCAATGAGATGTAGCAATCCTTGTTCATGCCCTCACCCAGATCCATAGATCCTGGAACAAACCGAATCGAACAAAATCTCAAAGCTGTAGGTCGAATTACATGTAAAATGTAGATGTGGAGACGCATTGAGTGATTCAACAAAGAAATCCAAGAACTGGAATATATAAAACAACGGTTCAAGAAATTGAAATCAAGATCTACATACCTCTATCCCCACGATTCCTGGCGGCGGCAATGGAGGAAAGCTTATGCGCAGCACAGTATGCAATACTCAGATCCCCAAACTTGTTTCGGTTCTGAGATCTAGGTCAGGAAGCAGCCGACCTCCGTACAATCATTAAAGAAGATTGGACCCACCGTCACCGTCGTGTACCGATACAGTCATACGCTGCCAGCGGGGAAGAAATCAGCCAGTCAATACGATTAAATTCATGTGAATAAGTGCAAGCCTGCCCGAATCTCAACGCAAAAACGGACGGGCGATGCGTCACCGGTAGTTACCGGTTCCGTTAGGAAATCCGCTCTCCGTCACGTCACGCTCGTCCACACCCAGCTGCACTACCGCCACCTCGAACGCGCCAGGGGCGCCGGGGCGTCCGCCGCGTGGTTCGACGTCGAGGTCATCCCGGACGGGCTGTCGCTCGAGGCGCCGCCGACGACGCTGGAAGCGCACCTCGAGGCGCTGGAGCGGAACTGCCTCCAGCCGTTCAAGGAGCTGCTGCGCGCGCTGGCGAACAGGGCCGGCGCGCCGCCCGTTAGCTGCGTCGTCGCCGACTCACCCATGTCGTTCGCGTCGCTGGCGGCGCGGGACGTCGGCGTGCCTGACGTCAACTTCTTCACGGCGTCCGCGTGCGGCCTCATGGGGTACATGCAATTCGAGGAGCTCATCAAGAGGGGTCTCGTGCCGCTTAAAGGTACTACTCATGTATAAGAAAAACGGTTTTGctaaatctcagtcaactgagaattaCTTAAATCTCAGTCACCTACAAAAAGcacttgagttgcacttttccgttaaaaaagtgcaattgcacttttctagtaGAAAAGTGAAACTGATTCGAGttgcacatttttttgaactgcagttgcacttttctgaagtgactgagacttaagaaaatctcagtcaactgagacataggcacacccTAAGAAAAAACGTTCCAAAAAGTTCAAATTTAGTTGTTTATTAACGTGTTCTGTGGCAGGAACTGGCTACAAAAACGACGGCAGCCTCGACGCCCCGGTAGACTGGATGCCGGGGATGAAGGGCATGCGGCTCAAGGAGACAAGGACATGCCGACGTTCTGCCACACGGCGGAAGCCGACGACGCGCTGCTCCGCATCCACCTCCACCAGATGCGCGTCCTCGCCGGCTCCAGGGCCATCGTGATCAATACTTTCCACGACATCGAGATGGACGTCCTCGGCGCGCTCGCGGCCATCCTCCCGCCCATCTACACCGTCGGCCCTCTCTCGACCATCATCACATCGCTCCCAGCGAGAGGCGCCGGCGAGTCGACTTACGCGTCAAACCTCTTGGAGGAGGACAAGGAGTGCATGGCGTGGCTGGACGGGAAAGAGGCTCGCTCCGTGGTGTACGTGAGCTACGGTAGCCATGCCACCATGAGCGCCGACAAGATAAAGGACTTCGCGTCCGGTCTCGCCAGGTGCGGCTCCCCGTACCTATGGGTTCTGCGGCCCGACATGGCCGTGGACGTTGAGGTCGGGCATGACGGACTCGTCGTGCCATGGTGCGCCCAGGAGGCGGTCCTCGCCCACCCGGCGGTGGGGCTCTTAGTTACGCACTGCCGGTGGAACTCCATCCTGGAGGCCGTGCTCGCTGGTGTGCCAGTGCTCAGGTGGCCGATGATATCGGAGCAAACTACTAATTGTAGGCAAGTAAGAACGTCATGGAACATCGGGGCCGAGCTGCCACAGGAGGCGGGGAGCGATGAAATAGCTGCACTAGTGAGAGAGATGTTGGTCGGCAAGAAGGGGGTGGAGGCCAGGGAGAGAACGTTGGAGTGGAAGAGGCTTGCTCAAGATGCTCCCAAAGAAGGGGGCTCGTCCTACGTTAACCTCGATAAGTTCGTTGAGGATGTGCTGCTCAAAGGCATGTGATGTTATTTATTTGTTCAGTTAACTTTGTCAATTTTTATGTTGTGATGATGGATCCGTTGGTGAAGATCCCAATCAAAGTTCATATTGCCGCACAAATTCAAGAATACATTTTACGGTTTTGCTAATTCTACTTTGACTGAAAATCAACAAAATTTTAGTTGGCTTTGTAACCGTTAGATTACGGTTTTGCTAATTCTAATATATTTTACGGTTTTGCTAATTCTAATTTGACTGAAAATCAACTTAGAAATATCATAACGTTTCAAACAGTCCATATCACTGACAACATGCAACTCAATATCGTCAACTTTCATGTCCATTACATATGTTCAAATACAAGACATATAAACAATCCGTACATGAGTAACATGCATAGCATAATCCATTGGAAGTTCTACATATACACAACGTGTGATTTTCAACCAAAAGAGTGACGACAAGCTAAGAAATAAGCTTTGAGCACCACCACAACATGAAAGTCCGCCCTAATCCtactcttgttcttgttcttggcgaATCCCAAACAAAAAGGCCATGCCATTTTTTCTCTTATTTGGGTTCAATACCTCTTTAATCCAATcttatttagaataaaataaattTAATAAAATATTTTCAAACAAAAAATAGTTTGGTTGTTTCCAAACTGCAGGGTTTGAAAAGTTTTAAAATCTCCCGGTCACTTCTTTATTCAAAATCAAAACAGTTTTGAGTTTGGTTTTGTTTTCAAATAAAATGAAAGATATTTTCTAGCCCGAGCAAACCAACCAAACCCATCTAGCCCATACTATTTCGGTCTCCTTCTCCGTGTCATGTTTCTCTTCCTCGTCCTAGAAAAAACCAAGACGGAATCATGTTGGCGGCGTTAGCACCTGCTCCCCCATTGAGACATATCTCTCCTCATCCTTTATCCACCTCTCTGAAAGCACCCCCTCCTCACTTTCTCCTCTTCCCCACATTTCCTTCAGGCTTCTTATTCCTCCCCACGAAAAGACCTTATTTCATTTGCATGTCGGACTTAATTTGGGCTCTTCATgtagtactccctccataccgttTTATTAGGGTACTACGCCCTTTAAGAAAAAACTTTAACCATtaatttgatcagaaaaatgtaagGTATATAATAAAAAAAATTATACCGTCGGAAACTTATTTTAAATATgaatccaatggtataatttttgtgacataTATCTCATATCTTGTTGACAAAAGTAATCATCAGTTTTTTTTCTTGAAGTGTGCAATACCCTAATAAACTGGTACAGAGGGATTATCAGCTTAAGATACTTATATGGTTATTGACTCGATGACTCTAGATGATGCGAGAACCAGGGAGTCTCTACACTAAAGTAGTGTTATGTTCTTATGATCAAGAGTATTAAATAAGTAAGGAAACTTCCTTTTTGAATATTTTTGTTTGGTAACTAGGTCGTATAACCATGATTGCTTAAAGCATCCCAGAGATATTTTCGATAAACAATATCAAAGGAGGAATCATCTTGTCATGGCATTGTGAACGAGCATGAACAGACAGTAAACTAACAACCGTGAGAGACCAATAACAAATAgatattcctatttggaaaatccaaTTAAGGGTAGATCATGACATTTGGTATGGTTTATGTTTGTATGATGTTACGCAATAGTGAACAAGTAACTATAACGCAAGAACAAGTTATAATGACCTTTGCACCACTCACTATCAAACATAGCCCCAACATATTCCTGCTTTCCCACCTATTTTTACGAAGACTCTATGGCAATGGGAATCATTCAACTTACTTTTCAACAATAATTTAGTATGGTGGATACCAAGAATTAGTATACATATATTAAAATGTTGTATGAAATTTATCTCTCTATCTTTATAGAACTATCCTCTAAATCAAGTTTCGTGATCTATGTATTATTATTCAGATCATACTCTAGTAAAAAGGTCCAAATAAAATTTAAATCAAGCCACAATTATGTTTATGATGTTAACTAGGAAGACTAGAATGAAAAAAACAATAACTAGGATCCATAATTTTGAGATAGTCTTTGGAATTATCAGGGTGAGACCCAAGATCGGCTTCTATAGGAATAGGCTCGCAGGCGACTTACAATGGAGTTAGTTAGCTGCCATCTATTCTAAAAGGCTGATAAGACATCTCTACTGTGTTATTTTGAGATTAGCTGGATTTTGctaatgtttttgttttgttttgaacaaCTACTTATTAACCACTTTAGTATTCACATGTTCTCTCATTAAAATATAGTATTTGTGTTTCTAGTGCGCGTGAATTTTCCTAAGAAAACCTCTCCTAGTTATTTCCTATATGCAGGTTTTCATATGATATATGTTTTCCGGTAATATGGTGATAAACTAAACTTTTGGAAAGTTAACATATGGCCTT
It includes:
- the LOC139839010 gene encoding protein FAR-RED ELONGATED HYPOCOTYL 3-like; the protein is MFVKQYTKLIDDREKADDEAEKNRSQKISKPMFGYPIEKHASKLYTPAVFKLFKAELKKTASYVIVDNSDGLCYEVLHVDSENRESWSRVNFTITIDPHLGLYKCQCRLYEHFGIICCHIMLVMTQTGVMKIPECHIMKRWTVDARKGSKVKSGKSVAVLDDEANRTLRHKNLYMHVLDLVSAGEYDKTTSDLAMKYVELAKKKIEEYKMTISRTCQVGYNLPTSINGDKEVTMEGIGETGDTSSCGLQLYDRAQNCGIEVSSIKAPIVKMKIGRPTNRRFLTRFDANITRTKGVVHGKKKVNVPGGRTGVQQTRFCSCCKSPDHDIRTCPVKNDYNVPPKKKSKHSSTAHFKF
- the LOC139830142 gene encoding protein FAR1-RELATED SEQUENCE 5-like, which translates into the protein MDLGEGMNKDCYISLQSAGRGVTFTELLTMVATEAEQSKFTVARQAEVNKQMVVGSAEENQTEKCIDSSANRSSGNIEEGFLDTNLEFSREKLTQPVASFDRRDGSFGSKLPDESIGTSCFVDSSVNFGGSNCSDGISKSSFSRTISNYQLEEDCGAMDVTSQVREFNGGLIEESMRKYCEDKKSVMFEPEVGMQFSSTEEAFQFYNMYSWVLGFSIRLGDNYTTKTKQRTMQEYLCQRQGNGDETKNSTTRCGCKAMMRVATNDSCKWSVKFFIAEHNHDMVESCGEKKHLASHRQIDRHTKEMIRHLRENNVSLTRVNLVMGSLFGSMDKVPFSKKTLRTVCSNIAKEALVDDVQKTLQSFREKISRDPRFVFTAELDEDNRLNSLMWTSGRSRSLYQHFGDVITFDTTYETNIYKMPFGMFVGVNNHFQSVIFAGVLLTNETAANFKWAFQEFVAMMGGKPPQTMLTDQSLAMTIAIKENLLSTKHRWCKWHILRKAQEALGHVHKLHSTFSDEFNKVVNHMLTPEEFECGWDYLTKKYDLGGNPFMTRAFEVRENGRSHILMIFSVQECQVLRGVRARTMCLKYMFHASLQ